The genome window ATCTGAGGGAATCTGTGCAGTCAGTGGCGAAAAAACAGACATGGTATTTAAAGAAATCTGTGGGAATCTGTGCAGTCAGTGGCAAAAAAAACACATGGTATTTAAAGAAATCTGCGAGAATCTGTGCAGTCAGTGGCAAAAAAACACATAGTATTTAAAGAAATCTGTGGGAATCTGTGCAATCAGTGGCAAAAAAAAACACATGGTATTTAAAGAAATCTGTAGGAATCTGTGCAGTCAGTGGCGAAAAAAAACACATGGTATTTAAAGAAATCTGTAAGAATCTGTGCAGTCAGTGGCAAAAAAAACAGATGGTATTTAAAGAAATCTGTGGGAATCTGTGCAGTCAGTGGCGAAAAAAAACACATGGTATTTAAAGAAATCTGTGGGAATCTGTGTAATCAGTGGCAAAAAAACAGATGGTATTTAAAGAAATCTGTGGGAATCTGTGCAGTCAGTGGCGAAAAAAAACACATGGTATTTAAAGAAATCTGAGGGAATCTGTGCAGTCAGTGGCTAAAAAACACACATGGCATTTAAAGAAATCTGTGGGAATCTGTGCAATCAGTGGCAAAAAAACACATGGTATTTAAAGAAATCTGTGGGAATCTGTGCAGTCAGTGGCGAAAAAAAACACATGGTATTTAAAGAAATCTGTGGGAATCTGTGTAATCAGTGGCAAAAAAACAGATGGTATTTAAAGAAATCTGTGGGAATCTGTGCAGTCAGTGGCAAAAAACACATGGTATTTAAAGAAATCTGAGGGAATCTGTGCAGTCAGTGGCTAAAAAACACACATGGCATTTAAAGAAATCTGTGGGAATCTGTGCAGTCAGTGGCAAAAAAACACATGGTATTTAAAGAAATCTGTGGGAATCTGTGTAATCAGTGGCAAAAAAACACATAGTATTTAAAGAAATCTGTGGGAATCTGTGTAATCAGTGGCAAAAAAAACACATGGTATTTAAAGAAATCTGTAGGAATCTGTGTAATCAGTGGCAAAAAAAAACACATGGTATTTAAAGAAATCTGTGGGAATCTGTGTAATCAGTGGCAAAAAAACACATAGTATTTAAAGAAATCTGTGGGAATCTGTGTAATCAGTGGCAAAAAAAACACATGGTATTTAAAGAAATCTGCGAGAATCTGTGCAGTCAGTGGCAAAAAAACACATAGTATTTAAAGAAATCTGTGGGAATCTGTGCAATCAGTGGCAAAAAAAAACACATGGTATTTAAAGGAATCTGTGAGAATCTGTGCAATCAGTGGCAAAAAAAAACACATGGTATTTAAAGGAATCTGTGAGAATCTGTGCAATCAGTGGCGAAAAAAAACACATGGTATTTAAAGAAATCTGTGGGAATTTGTGTAATCAGTGGCAAAAAAAAGTATTGAATGAAAAAGCCCAGACCGTTAGGTATGGGCTTATAAAATTCAAAATTCTTTTCATTTCCTTTTCCTTCGTATGAGCTTTTTCAGCAGTATCGAAATGCTAAAACTGACAACCGCTCCTATAATAGCAAGAACAATAGTCTTCAAAACATCTTCCGACTGCAGATTGGGCACCATACTCAGAAAAGTACCACTGATAGTTCCCATCAATGGACTGTTACTGGCTTGCATCAGGATTCGAAATTAGGGTGAGTAGTCAATTGGCTGACGGCAGATAATACAGTGCCGGCAGCTGTCAGATAGCCGGCAATTGAAATCAGCGCAGGTGGCAGTGCTATTGGAGCAGTAATAACACTGACACCAGCAGTTGCGAGAACAAGCCCGATAGTGCGAAGAACTTTAAAGAATTTTGGAGTAGGAGCAGTAGCTCTTTTTAGAATACTCATAATAGGTATTTTTAAGATTGAACAAGTAATAAAACACTCTCTTTTTCGTCAAGTTTTGGATAGACCAATTTCTTAAGCTTTAGAAAAGCTGGTCTGGATTGGAGTCCAATTCCTGAACCCGAAAGTTGGGTAACTGGAGCAATACAGCCCTTCAGTTCTTTTAAGGCATTATTAGCGGGATGAAATAAAATTAAATTTCTATTGTTAACATCCATAATTTCTAAATGCCATCTGAATTTTCTGCTGTATCGCTTACATACAAAATATTCACCTTCTGGAATGCAGGAAACCTGGCTTGCATTGTCTTTCCACGGCAATTCAATCGTATAACAGATTATTTTGCCATTGCAGACAAGTTTCCCATTTGTGCCTCCTGGAAAATACGTTCTGGTCAATAGTAAAACCATCTTATATACCGTTTACTGCCGCCAGAGCCAATGGGTTGTAAGTTCCATTTTTAAGGGAATACATTTTGCCGTTGACTTCTTGGTAAAACTCCATTCCTAAGGCTAAAAAAAGTGGTTTTCCGCTATTAGGGGTTACCATATTAATATGAGAAATAGCTGATGTAGGCTGTGTATCCCATGGCAGTGGCAGTGTCTCCGAATGCGATTCAATAAATGTTTCTGCTTCAAAATCTATTTCCGTTCCTGCCGATATGATTTTAAAATGAGTGGTACCAGCTGGAGCAGCTATCATGTTGGCAGGTACAAAAGAAGCGAAATCAACAGTGATTGCACCACTGACACGCTCAATTGCTGCGGTATACGGGGCAAACAGACTGGTGCCTAATGTTCCATTGATATTAAATTCGAAGCCAATTAACAATTCCGCTTCTCCGTCGATAATATTCCGCATCCCGCGTTCACTGGTGCTGTCAGCCTGAATTACTTTGATCATAGACTGCGTCAGTCGGCTGACCATTCTGCTGTCAGCAGTATTTAAAAGTAAGGATCGTATGGAAGTCCTCAAAACTTTGCCAGCCTTTCCCGCTCTTCCAAATTCAGCACCATTCTCACGGGTGCGCTGAAAAGCAGGATCATTTGCAATTCGTTTTGCATCGATTCCTCCTTTTTCACGAGCCATGTGTCCGTCTTTAGTTTTGTAAAAAGTAATATCCCCGATAGTTCCTTTTAATTTAATAATGCCTTTTTGCTGAGCCATAATTTCTGTTAGTATAATGTTGATGTTTAAAATGTTCGGTACATTTTTTCAAACCTTACAAATCAGTTTCGATGCATCTAGAAGCGGATTTATAATGCAAAGGTGTTACTATCGTATTTAGTATCAAAGGCATAGGGTTCAGGAACAGCCAATAAGTGCTGTAAAGATCATTATAGCTTTTTTTGCCTATAGAAAAACCTCGTTAATTGTCCTGAATGATTATAAGAATTTAAGAGCCTGTTTAAATTTCATTCGTCTCAAATAGAGTTTAAAACGATGCACTTTCAGTGCATCCCGCTTTAGTTTTTAAAAAAGTTTTTGCCACAGATTACAGATAAAAAATGATTTTAAATCTGTGAATCTGTAGCAGAATTTCATCAATTTTCGCAGTCCAGCGTTGCAGACTTTCAGTCTGCCTAACCAATTCTATGGACTTTCAGTCCATAGTAGTTTAGTCTTGAGATTTATTATTAGATGATTTTTGAGTGAAACTAGGCGG of Flavobacterium marginilacus contains these proteins:
- a CDS encoding DUF5675 family protein, with amino-acid sequence MVLLLTRTYFPGGTNGKLVCNGKIICYTIELPWKDNASQVSCIPEGEYFVCKRYSRKFRWHLEIMDVNNRNLILFHPANNALKELKGCIAPVTQLSGSGIGLQSRPAFLKLKKLVYPKLDEKESVLLLVQS